In Silene latifolia isolate original U9 population chromosome X, ASM4854445v1, whole genome shotgun sequence, the following proteins share a genomic window:
- the LOC141623659 gene encoding HVA22-like protein a isoform X2, which yields MGSGNANNSFLTVVAKNFDVLAGPLVALVYPLYASIKAIESGSRADDQQWLTYWVLYSLITIFELSFAKVLEWFPIWSYAKLFFTCWLVLPQFNGATYVYKNFIRPFYMNPQATTSTIWYIPKKIPSFKKQDDVLSAAERYIEENGTDAIQRLIRKADREAKARRKHYMIFDEDEKYH from the exons ATGGGTTCTGGTAATGCCAACAATAGTTTTCTGACTGTTGTTGCTAAAAACTTTGATGTCCTTGCTGG GCCGCTAGTAGCTCTTGTTTATCCTCT ATATGCCTCAATCAAAGCCATAGAAAGCGGCTCGCGAGCAGATGACCAACAATGGCTTACATATTGGGTGTTGTATTCCTTGATCACCATCTTTGAACTTTCTTTTGCTAAAGTTCTCGAATG GTTCCCTATATGGAGCTATGCTAAACTATTTTTCACCTGCTGGTTGGTCCTACCGCAATTCAATGGCGCGACTTATGTTTATAAGAATTTCATTAGACCGTTCTATATGAACCCTCAAGCAACTACTTCAACAATTTGGTATATACCCAAGAAAATACCTTCTTTCAAAAAACAAGATGATGTTTTATCTGCTGCAGAGAGGTATATTGAAGAGAACGGTACTGATGCAATTCAGAGGCTCATCAGAAAG GCTGATAGAGAAGCAAAAGCAAGGAGAAAGCACTACATGATTTTTGACGAGGATGAGAAGTACCATTGA